The Synechococcales cyanobacterium T60_A2020_003 DNA segment CGAGGGGGAGTCCTGCCCCCAAGAAACCCGTGACTTGATTTTCGGGATCGGCTGCCAGTTCAGCCGGGTCAAGACTCCGCTTCATTAAAGCCATCATGTGCTGCGATCGCCCTGCTGAAACCGCCACACCACCCACGATTGCATGGATCAGCCGCGCCACCGCATTAGTCGTTAACATGTTGCGATTGTCCATCAGTTCACCGAGAAAGATCCGCTCTCGTCCGTAGGCACCATCGCACCAGGTCTTTTGGTTAACGTTGATGGTTTGAAACTCGTCCCACTGCAACGACTGGAGGTAACGGTTGACGATGTTGCGTTGCGATTTCCAGGTTCCAAAGGGACCTACGGGCAGTTCGGGGCCGCTGGTGGTTCCCGTGAGAACGTCTACGACAAGGCTGGTGGCGTCGTTGCTAGAGTCTACGATCATGTCGCGAACGGCGCGATCGAGTTCCGCAGAAGGTGGAATCATCCCCTGCTCTAGCCATTCATGCACGGCTAGGAGATAGAACAGTTTCACCACACTGGCGGGATAGATCCGTTCGACGCCGCGATATTCGTACCCCCGCACCGAATGTTGCCAAAACTCTGCTGGACTCAGCGCTCCGCCAGTGTTGACGGGAACGGGAT contains these protein-coding regions:
- a CDS encoding serine hydrolase gives rise to the protein MPFFRDDEQLKTLGDRILESTWQAFPELARNQIAMTWIVYDNPVPVNTGGALSPAEFWQHSVRGYEYRGVERIYPASVVKLFYLLAVHEWLEQGMIPPSAELDRAVRDMIVDSSNDATSLVVDVLTGTTSGPELPVGPFGTWKSQRNIVNRYLQSLQWDEFQTINVNQKTWCDGAYGRERIFLGELMDNRNMLTTNAVARLIHAIVGGVAVSAGRSQHMMALMKRSLDPAELAADPENQVTGFLGAGLPLETSLWSKAGLMSQVRHDAAYMEIPDRQPCVLVVFTEGKANSKNESILPFVAQQVAGALAELTP